Proteins encoded by one window of Desulfovibrio ferrophilus:
- a CDS encoding PqiC family protein, protein MRTRTLQILGLLLTLMALGACRGAVPPVSFYTLSSLPVTGNTEQTIPANALAVGVGPLTIPRMIDRPNIVTRTAQGELHIDEFHRWAGTLESTVLGTLTQNITRQLGSDHVVAYPWTNFIAPDYRVPIDIMRLDGELGGVVTLEATWGVTPSGQRRAAVVRKTEIHEQSTGASYADLVAAHNRALEKLANMIATEIDTLRATGQ, encoded by the coding sequence ATGCGCACAAGAACTCTACAAATCCTGGGGCTGCTGCTGACTCTGATGGCTCTTGGCGCCTGCCGTGGAGCCGTGCCTCCCGTGAGCTTCTACACACTTTCTTCCTTGCCCGTCACCGGAAATACGGAGCAGACAATTCCCGCTAATGCTCTGGCCGTAGGCGTCGGCCCCCTGACCATCCCACGTATGATTGACCGCCCGAACATCGTGACACGCACCGCGCAGGGCGAACTGCATATCGACGAATTCCACCGCTGGGCCGGAACACTGGAAAGCACCGTTCTCGGGACACTGACTCAGAATATCACCCGGCAACTTGGCTCGGATCACGTAGTCGCCTATCCCTGGACCAACTTCATTGCTCCCGACTATCGCGTTCCCATTGACATCATGCGCCTGGACGGCGAATTGGGAGGAGTCGTCACGCTGGAAGCCACCTGGGGCGTGACCCCAAGCGGGCAACGTCGTGCAGCAGTCGTCCGTAAAACGGAGATCCACGAGCAATCCACCGGAGCAAGCTACGCCGACCTCGTCGCGGCCCATAACCGGGCTTTGGAAAAACTCGCAAACATGATCGCAACGGAAATCGACACATTACGCGCTACAGGGCAATAA
- a CDS encoding intermembrane transport protein PqiB — protein sequence MSETPQSMTDTNDTFADMPEPTIRKSRRFSIVWLIPLVAAIAASWMAFKAFDAEGPLVTIRMETAEGLVAGKTKVKFKDVDVGLVETIEFGEDLQHVVVTARMIKGMERYLRSETLFWVVRARITPSSVTGLTTLFSGAYISVQPTKKGKLISEFTALKTPPIITDEGQGRYFLLRTDNLGSIDVGLPVYFRKVKVGQVVGFDLKENDMVEMKIFVEAPHHGRVRNNTRFWNASGLDVTMDAQGVRVQTESFVSMLLGGIAFDTLDTGETSEQAPSNAEFTLYPSKEKSFETAYDYRERYLLHFNESVRGLNVGAPVEFRGMSIGRVVDIKLQMNPRMKTASIPVIIEIEPERFDILGKDNTRDKVITSLVAMGMRAQLKTGNLVTGKTFVDLNLYPSMPRGTLALGGKYPELPSVPSPLEGLLASTQRIMQKLERLPLGDMTSELRMTLDDTRVTLGQMRGLMGRVDKLDLLPKAGKALEQATKALKEIELTMAPDSPVKTDLAKLLREIGDTARSLRVLADYLERQPDALLYGKENN from the coding sequence ATGAGCGAGACCCCTCAGAGTATGACCGACACCAACGATACCTTTGCGGACATGCCCGAGCCGACCATCCGCAAGAGCAGGCGCTTTTCCATCGTCTGGCTCATCCCCCTTGTGGCGGCAATTGCGGCGTCCTGGATGGCATTCAAGGCTTTTGACGCCGAAGGTCCACTTGTCACCATCCGCATGGAAACGGCCGAGGGCCTCGTTGCCGGCAAAACAAAAGTCAAATTCAAGGATGTTGACGTCGGACTGGTGGAAACCATCGAATTCGGCGAAGACCTGCAGCATGTGGTGGTCACGGCCCGCATGATCAAGGGCATGGAACGCTACCTGCGCTCAGAAACGCTGTTCTGGGTAGTTCGGGCACGGATCACGCCAAGCTCGGTCACGGGGCTGACCACCCTATTCTCAGGGGCCTACATCAGCGTCCAGCCCACCAAGAAGGGCAAGCTGATTTCGGAATTTACCGCCCTCAAGACTCCGCCAATCATCACCGACGAGGGCCAAGGGCGCTATTTCCTGCTGCGCACCGACAACCTCGGCTCCATCGATGTGGGCCTTCCTGTGTATTTCCGCAAGGTCAAAGTCGGCCAAGTCGTCGGGTTTGATCTCAAAGAAAACGACATGGTCGAGATGAAGATCTTCGTTGAGGCTCCACACCACGGACGGGTTCGCAATAACACCCGATTCTGGAACGCTTCGGGCCTGGATGTAACCATGGACGCCCAAGGTGTACGAGTACAGACCGAATCCTTTGTTTCCATGCTCCTTGGTGGCATCGCCTTCGACACTCTGGACACTGGCGAGACCAGTGAACAAGCCCCCTCCAATGCCGAGTTCACTCTCTATCCCTCCAAGGAAAAGAGCTTCGAGACCGCCTACGACTATCGTGAACGCTATCTGCTGCATTTCAACGAATCCGTACGCGGACTGAACGTTGGCGCGCCCGTTGAATTCCGTGGCATGAGCATCGGCCGCGTCGTGGACATCAAGCTGCAAATGAACCCCAGAATGAAAACCGCCAGCATCCCCGTGATCATCGAAATCGAGCCCGAGCGCTTCGACATCCTCGGCAAGGACAATACACGCGACAAAGTCATCACGTCCCTGGTTGCCATGGGCATGCGCGCCCAGCTCAAGACCGGCAACCTGGTCACGGGCAAGACCTTTGTCGATCTCAATCTGTACCCATCCATGCCCAGGGGCACATTGGCCCTGGGCGGCAAATACCCCGAACTGCCGTCGGTCCCTTCTCCATTGGAAGGCTTGCTGGCAAGCACCCAGCGCATCATGCAGAAGCTGGAACGGCTGCCCCTGGGTGACATGACCAGCGAACTTCGCATGACACTGGATGACACCCGAGTCACATTGGGACAAATGCGCGGGCTTATGGGCCGCGTGGATAAACTGGACCTGCTGCCCAAGGCCGGAAAAGCCCTTGAACAGGCCACCAAAGCACTCAAGGAAATCGAACTCACCATGGCCCCGGATTCTCCGGTCAAGACCGACCTCGCAAAACTGCTTCGTGAAATCGGCGACACGGCCCGGTCCCTGCGCGTTCTGGCGGACTATCTCGAACGGCAGCCCGACGCGCTGCTTTACGGCAAGGAGAACAACTAA
- a CDS encoding ATP-binding protein encodes MGHIIAKDIYRELGDKVDGMPVRMPWSDAMHRMLKAIYTPAEAQFIIRMPYRPSTAQRIGPMVGMQEPELSKTLNSLCHKGLVCDIWQGDHYLYMISPFVIGFFEFTMMRTKGELEPKKWAELFQSYMFGNRDFLEANFGDGQIVSVMRALPHEETIRQQDHVEILDYERASAMIEEASIFAVGLCACRHEKHHMGTRECDVPLETCTSMGPSAEFLIRNEFAREIPKGEMLDIFARSKDYGFTLSTDNVQQDAGFICHCCGCCCNLMHGIKYSGYPGVLVSSSFIAKVDAEACNGCGKCARACPIDAITIHKEQTTEGKPHCWAEINEELCLGCGVCALKCKFDALDLRKRDQKVFHPEDSFERVILQSLERGTLQNILFDNPNSKSDNFFRAVLGGFLKLSPVKKGLMSDALRSRFMHALRKGSGQ; translated from the coding sequence ATGGGACACATCATCGCCAAGGATATCTACAGGGAATTGGGGGACAAGGTGGACGGAATGCCCGTCCGGATGCCGTGGTCCGACGCCATGCATCGGATGCTGAAGGCCATCTACACCCCAGCCGAGGCACAGTTCATTATCCGCATGCCGTACCGCCCCTCCACGGCCCAGCGCATTGGCCCCATGGTGGGCATGCAGGAGCCGGAGCTGTCCAAGACGCTCAACAGCCTCTGCCACAAGGGGCTGGTCTGCGACATCTGGCAGGGCGACCATTACCTGTACATGATCTCGCCATTTGTGATCGGCTTTTTCGAATTCACCATGATGCGAACCAAGGGCGAACTGGAACCCAAAAAATGGGCCGAGTTATTCCAGAGCTACATGTTCGGCAATCGGGATTTTCTGGAGGCCAACTTTGGCGATGGGCAGATCGTCTCCGTGATGCGCGCCCTGCCCCACGAGGAAACCATCCGCCAGCAGGATCACGTGGAAATCCTGGATTACGAGCGCGCTTCGGCCATGATCGAGGAAGCCTCCATCTTTGCCGTGGGGCTGTGCGCCTGTCGGCACGAAAAGCACCACATGGGCACCCGGGAATGCGACGTACCGCTGGAAACCTGCACCTCCATGGGACCGTCCGCGGAATTTCTGATCCGCAACGAATTCGCCCGCGAGATCCCCAAGGGCGAAATGCTCGACATCTTCGCCCGCTCCAAGGATTATGGATTCACCCTGTCCACCGACAACGTGCAGCAGGACGCCGGCTTCATCTGCCACTGCTGCGGGTGCTGCTGCAACCTGATGCATGGCATCAAGTACTCCGGCTACCCGGGGGTGCTGGTCTCGTCCTCGTTCATTGCCAAGGTGGATGCCGAGGCCTGCAACGGCTGCGGCAAATGCGCCCGCGCCTGCCCCATCGACGCCATCACCATCCACAAGGAACAAACCACCGAGGGCAAGCCCCACTGCTGGGCCGAGATCAACGAGGAGCTCTGCCTGGGCTGCGGCGTCTGCGCGCTCAAGTGCAAATTCGATGCTCTGGACCTGCGCAAGCGCGATCAAAAGGTCTTCCATCCCGAAGACAGCTTCGAGCGGGTGATCCTGCAATCCCTGGAACGGGGAACCCTGCAAAACATCCTGTTCGACAACCCCAATTCCAAATCCGACAATTTCTTCCGGGCCGTGCTGGGCGGTTTCCTCAAGCTGTCGCCAGTCAAGAAGGGGCTGATGTCCGACGCACTTCGGTCCCGGTTCATGCACGCCCTGCGCAAGGGTTCAGGCCAATAA
- the rsgA gene encoding ribosome small subunit-dependent GTPase A yields MTNHKELQADTSVAPTTLLKLGWDNHFDRQLATITTTYAHIARVISVQRGLFLVSDGNSEWLCSPAGRLLHSHKGDYPVTGDWVFIDDTVVTGVLPRKNILSRGEAGSRGGRTGATTREQAIASNLDAVFIVCGLDRDFNIRRLERYLTLVYNCGLSPVVVLTKADLHEDSESFRMEVETIAFGVPVVLTSMLDGRGRSELESHLGGGQTVAMVGSSGAGKSTLANMLYGNDIQSTNAVSSSVGKGRHTTTVRELIRMPQGGMLMDNPGIREIAFHEDGHGVESAFTEIQELAEKCRFADCTHQHEPGCAVLCAVETGELLPDRLESYHKMKREMQYLSDRRSKSADRVEKERWQYVALLKKSMYKKNK; encoded by the coding sequence ATGACAAATCATAAGGAATTGCAGGCAGATACTTCAGTCGCCCCAACAACTCTCCTCAAACTGGGCTGGGACAACCACTTCGACCGCCAACTGGCGACCATAACCACAACCTACGCCCACATTGCCCGCGTCATCAGCGTACAGCGCGGTCTCTTTCTGGTGTCGGACGGCAACAGCGAATGGCTCTGCTCCCCTGCCGGCAGACTGCTGCACTCCCACAAGGGAGACTATCCCGTCACCGGAGATTGGGTGTTCATCGACGACACCGTGGTGACCGGCGTCCTCCCCCGCAAGAACATCCTCTCCCGAGGAGAGGCTGGCTCGCGGGGGGGCCGGACAGGCGCAACCACACGCGAACAGGCCATTGCATCAAACCTTGATGCGGTGTTCATCGTGTGCGGATTGGATCGAGACTTCAACATCCGGCGGCTGGAGCGATACCTGACATTGGTCTACAACTGCGGGTTGTCCCCCGTGGTGGTGCTGACCAAGGCGGATCTGCACGAAGACTCGGAGTCATTCCGGATGGAGGTCGAGACCATCGCTTTCGGCGTGCCCGTCGTGCTGACATCCATGCTTGACGGCAGAGGCAGAAGCGAACTGGAAAGTCATCTTGGAGGCGGGCAGACGGTGGCCATGGTCGGTTCGTCCGGTGCGGGAAAATCCACCCTGGCGAACATGCTGTATGGCAACGACATTCAGTCCACCAATGCCGTCAGCAGCAGCGTGGGGAAGGGGCGACACACCACGACGGTGCGCGAGCTCATCCGCATGCCCCAGGGCGGAATGCTCATGGACAACCCCGGCATCCGCGAAATCGCCTTCCACGAAGACGGTCACGGAGTGGAAAGCGCCTTTACCGAGATACAGGAATTGGCCGAGAAATGCCGCTTCGCCGACTGCACACACCAGCACGAGCCTGGCTGTGCCGTCTTGTGCGCCGTCGAGACCGGCGAACTCCTCCCCGACCGGTTGGAGAGCTACCACAAGATGAAGCGTGAAATGCAGTACCTTTCGGACCGTCGCTCCAAAAGTGCGGACCGCGTTGAGAAGGAACGCTGGCAATACGTGGCTCTGCTAAAAAAGAGTATGTACAAAAAGAATAAATAA
- a CDS encoding paraquat-inducible protein A, translated as MEMQMPIAAEVGLASCHSCQLLMRKPPEGIFHAQCPRCGATLHTRKPRSLGRTWAYLVAAVIFYFPAMALPIMTTTTFQGVRSDTILSGIYYLLTTGMWPLAAIVFFASVVVPILKIIILIMLVFTVQRGSCWRRLDRTRLYRLTEAVGRWSMVDIYVVTILVALVRLQALAVIEAEPGAVFFASVVVLTMFAAKSFDPRLIWDKQEH; from the coding sequence ATGGAAATGCAGATGCCCATCGCCGCAGAGGTCGGCCTGGCAAGTTGCCACAGTTGCCAACTGCTGATGCGCAAGCCCCCCGAGGGCATATTCCATGCCCAATGCCCCCGTTGCGGTGCAACGCTGCATACGCGAAAGCCCCGCAGTCTTGGCCGTACCTGGGCCTATCTGGTCGCCGCCGTCATCTTCTATTTTCCGGCCATGGCACTACCCATCATGACCACCACGACCTTTCAGGGGGTCCGGAGTGATACCATCCTCTCAGGCATCTACTACCTGCTGACTACGGGCATGTGGCCCCTCGCCGCCATCGTCTTCTTTGCCAGCGTCGTGGTGCCTATCCTGAAAATCATCATTCTCATCATGCTGGTGTTCACGGTCCAGCGGGGATCCTGCTGGCGCCGGCTCGACCGAACCCGCCTCTACCGCCTGACCGAAGCTGTGGGCCGTTGGTCCATGGTCGATATTTATGTTGTAACCATCCTGGTGGCCCTGGTGCGCCTCCAGGCCTTGGCCGTCATCGAGGCCGAGCCCGGTGCCGTATTCTTCGCCTCCGTCGTGGTACTGACCATGTTCGCAGCAAAAAGCTTCGACCCCCGGCTGATTTGGGACAAACAGGAGCACTAA
- a CDS encoding paraquat-inducible protein A, producing MKSRYIACHECDLLHHVREIPDGGSARCMRCDALLYRRKDNSIDQVLALTIAGLILFVLANAFPMLTMRLDANFQETTLLTGMQQLWNQGLPGLAGLVFLTTELVPLAKLLLLAYILIPIRMGILPPATGKVFRLVLALQPWAMMEVFMLGVLVAMVKLASTAEIIVGLALYAFGFLILILAGISSSLDPNEVWKRLEAR from the coding sequence GTGAAGAGCAGATACATCGCCTGCCACGAATGCGACCTGTTGCACCACGTCCGGGAAATTCCCGACGGGGGCTCGGCCCGTTGCATGCGTTGTGACGCCCTGCTTTACAGGCGCAAGGACAACAGCATCGATCAGGTTCTGGCCCTGACTATTGCGGGGCTGATCCTCTTTGTTCTCGCCAATGCCTTCCCCATGCTGACCATGCGCCTTGATGCCAATTTTCAGGAAACAACACTACTCACTGGAATGCAACAGTTGTGGAATCAAGGCCTGCCGGGGTTGGCGGGGTTGGTGTTCCTGACCACCGAGTTGGTTCCACTAGCGAAGCTGCTACTCCTGGCCTACATCCTGATCCCCATACGCATGGGTATTTTGCCTCCCGCCACGGGCAAGGTCTTCCGACTGGTGCTGGCCCTGCAACCCTGGGCCATGATGGAAGTGTTCATGCTGGGGGTGCTGGTGGCCATGGTCAAGCTGGCCTCCACGGCCGAGATCATCGTCGGCCTTGCCCTGTATGCCTTCGGTTTCCTGATCCTGATACTGGCCGGTATATCCTCCTCTCTCGACCCCAATGAGGTCTGGAAGCGTCTGGAGGCCCGTTGA
- a CDS encoding transporter substrate-binding domain-containing protein, which translates to MFFIRLFRCVCVAFLLSLLLSTASHAQDKLVVAIDKTYSPFSIVTPAGKPAGLLVEMWQQWSKQTGVEVEFAAGTWDETLTMLQSGQADVHSGLFKNTERAKWLDFSAPIHTINSALYQRTHSIPLSFETLKDKKVGAVAGTYQLSYLREKHPNIPVVVFKDHEALLISLVASEVDAIFEEVPTISQSLAKLGWQGLVSRISGSEIANTVHAAVLKTRKNVIKLIDEGFNDLNQMVLADIDKRWIVNPKDRFYHDVAGYKVNLTDEEKSFLQGKKTITLTSTPNWPPFEMAQADGSYAGIAADFIRVAAGKLGLGIEPVFDTNWGAHMSKLKAGELDVAPGLNETSKRLEDFVFTKPYIEYYSAIFTTTEREDIKSPADLAGKTVALEDGYAIAKALPEEHPEINVLIVKSTQDALEAVSTRKADAYIGNQVVASYLIKKFTLPNLKLVSLWRTDLPGQLRFAVDKDRPILRDILQKGLDAITKEEREAILSTYLDTSGFQQKVFSLTKKQWAWLKEHPRLRIGIDPQSAPFEFINDQGEYRGVSSEYVAFIEDKIKVDMTPVEGLSWSEVLDYAKQGRLDVITSIARTPAREEHMLFTDPYIEFPIVIFSPKQAPLISGLTDVMGGRVAVVEGYAAHEYLLADYPKMELITFPTVREAIDALALGNVDWFVNDLATGSYAIEQQGITTLKIAVSTDYSMSLAMAVRKDCPELVTILNKAMAVVTEEQAAEFKGKWLALKFEHGLDMKTVLNWALPVTGGVILVIGLIVLWNRKLGSEIRERKKAQTKLADTLSSLDEKNTMLESLSLKLGKYLSPQVYDSIFAGDRDVVLSTERKKLTVFFSDIKDFTQTTDDMQPEDLTMLLNYYFTEMSAIALQYGATIDKFIGDAMLMFFGDPETKGVKEDAELCVRMAFAMQKRMAELEKEWPKMGYDKPFRMRVGINSGYCNVGNFGSETRMDYTIIGGEVNLAARLEGQADPGGVLMSSETYVLVQDIVNVEERPPLSVKGIRREIRPYALVSLCDENEGSIDLKRTLKHQEKGFTLSIDVDLLSREERKSISTRLTEIAKQLEGE; encoded by the coding sequence GTGTTTTTTATCCGTCTCTTTCGCTGTGTGTGTGTTGCTTTTCTGCTGAGTCTACTTCTATCCACTGCTTCTCATGCTCAGGACAAGCTTGTCGTCGCTATAGACAAGACATATTCTCCGTTTTCCATAGTCACTCCAGCGGGTAAGCCCGCAGGGTTGCTTGTGGAAATGTGGCAGCAGTGGTCGAAACAGACCGGTGTCGAGGTGGAGTTTGCCGCCGGGACTTGGGATGAAACGTTAACGATGTTGCAATCCGGTCAGGCGGATGTGCACTCCGGGTTGTTCAAGAATACAGAACGAGCCAAGTGGCTTGATTTTTCGGCTCCCATACACACCATCAATAGCGCTCTCTACCAACGTACGCACTCCATTCCGCTCTCTTTTGAAACACTGAAAGATAAAAAAGTAGGCGCGGTTGCTGGTACTTACCAACTTAGTTACCTGCGCGAAAAGCACCCGAATATCCCCGTTGTCGTCTTTAAGGATCATGAAGCGTTGTTGATCAGCCTTGTCGCCAGTGAAGTGGATGCCATTTTCGAAGAAGTCCCTACAATTTCACAAAGCTTGGCCAAGCTTGGCTGGCAAGGGCTTGTTTCGCGAATATCAGGCAGTGAAATCGCCAACACTGTTCATGCTGCTGTGCTCAAGACCCGTAAGAATGTCATCAAGCTCATCGACGAGGGATTTAACGATCTGAACCAGATGGTTTTGGCCGATATTGATAAACGCTGGATCGTAAATCCCAAAGATCGTTTCTACCATGACGTCGCCGGATACAAGGTTAACCTCACAGACGAAGAGAAGTCCTTTCTGCAGGGAAAAAAAACCATCACGCTGACGTCAACGCCCAACTGGCCACCCTTTGAGATGGCGCAGGCTGATGGTTCTTATGCCGGTATAGCGGCAGACTTCATCAGGGTCGCTGCGGGCAAGCTGGGCTTGGGGATCGAGCCGGTTTTCGACACCAATTGGGGCGCTCACATGAGCAAACTCAAGGCTGGCGAATTGGACGTTGCCCCCGGCTTGAATGAGACGTCCAAGCGTCTTGAAGATTTTGTTTTTACCAAGCCCTATATTGAATACTACTCGGCCATATTCACGACAACAGAACGAGAGGATATCAAGTCACCGGCAGACTTGGCGGGTAAGACAGTGGCCCTTGAAGATGGGTACGCAATCGCCAAGGCGTTACCCGAGGAACATCCAGAAATTAACGTCCTGATCGTAAAATCAACTCAGGACGCCCTCGAGGCTGTCTCAACACGAAAAGCCGATGCCTACATTGGTAATCAAGTGGTGGCATCCTACCTGATCAAGAAGTTCACCCTGCCTAATTTGAAGCTTGTGAGCCTGTGGCGCACGGACCTGCCCGGTCAGCTCCGCTTTGCGGTGGACAAGGACAGGCCCATCCTGCGCGACATCCTGCAAAAAGGACTGGATGCCATCACCAAGGAAGAGCGCGAAGCCATTTTGTCCACTTACCTTGATACCTCCGGTTTCCAGCAAAAAGTCTTTTCACTCACCAAGAAGCAATGGGCCTGGTTGAAGGAGCATCCCAGGCTCAGGATCGGGATAGACCCCCAAAGTGCTCCTTTTGAATTCATCAACGATCAGGGGGAATACCGGGGCGTTTCTTCGGAATATGTTGCCTTCATAGAAGATAAGATCAAGGTGGATATGACGCCGGTCGAGGGCCTGAGTTGGAGTGAGGTTCTGGATTACGCCAAGCAGGGACGGCTGGATGTGATTACGTCCATAGCCCGGACTCCTGCTCGTGAAGAACACATGCTTTTCACTGATCCCTACATAGAATTCCCCATCGTCATATTCTCCCCAAAGCAAGCCCCGCTGATTTCCGGGCTGACTGATGTCATGGGAGGCCGCGTCGCAGTGGTCGAAGGGTATGCGGCCCATGAATATCTCCTTGCCGACTACCCAAAGATGGAGCTGATCACCTTCCCGACCGTCCGTGAGGCCATTGATGCCCTTGCCCTCGGCAATGTGGATTGGTTCGTTAATGATTTGGCCACCGGAAGCTATGCCATCGAGCAGCAGGGAATAACCACGCTCAAGATCGCTGTTTCCACGGATTACTCCATGTCTCTGGCAATGGCCGTGCGAAAGGATTGCCCCGAGTTGGTCACAATCCTCAACAAGGCCATGGCCGTGGTTACGGAAGAACAGGCCGCCGAGTTCAAGGGCAAATGGCTCGCCCTAAAATTTGAGCACGGTTTGGACATGAAGACTGTGCTCAACTGGGCACTTCCCGTTACTGGCGGGGTGATCCTGGTGATTGGTTTGATCGTATTGTGGAATCGTAAGCTGGGCAGCGAAATCAGAGAAAGGAAAAAGGCGCAGACCAAATTGGCCGACACTCTGAGTTCCCTTGATGAGAAAAACACAATGCTGGAGAGCCTTTCCTTGAAATTGGGGAAATATCTCTCGCCCCAGGTGTATGACTCCATATTCGCGGGAGATCGCGATGTGGTCCTTTCCACCGAGCGTAAGAAACTGACGGTGTTCTTTTCCGACATCAAGGACTTTACCCAAACCACAGACGACATGCAGCCTGAAGACTTAACCATGCTGCTGAATTACTATTTTACGGAGATGTCCGCCATTGCGCTGCAGTATGGAGCCACCATAGACAAGTTCATTGGCGACGCCATGCTCATGTTCTTTGGCGATCCTGAGACCAAGGGAGTCAAGGAAGACGCCGAGCTCTGCGTGCGGATGGCCTTTGCCATGCAAAAGCGCATGGCCGAACTGGAGAAGGAATGGCCGAAGATGGGCTATGACAAACCCTTCAGGATGCGGGTTGGGATCAATTCCGGATATTGCAATGTGGGGAACTTCGGCTCTGAAACCAGGATGGATTACACCATCATCGGTGGAGAGGTGAATCTGGCGGCCCGGCTTGAGGGACAGGCTGATCCCGGTGGGGTCCTCATGTCTTCGGAGACATACGTCCTCGTGCAGGACATTGTGAATGTCGAGGAGCGTCCTCCTCTGTCTGTGAAGGGTATACGCAGGGAGATTCGGCCCTATGCCTTGGTCTCGTTGTGCGATGAAAATGAAGGAAGCATCGACCTCAAGCGCACGCTCAAACACCAGGAAAAAGGCTTCACCCTGTCAATTGATGTTGATCTTTTGAGCCGCGAAGAACGCAAATCCATATCGACTCGTCTGACCGAAATTGCCAAGCAATTGGAGGGTGAATAG
- a CDS encoding TrkH family potassium uptake protein, with protein MHLRSIAYVMGTLMLVTGVSMLFPALCSVYYGEDDLFAILLSFGLTTAWGLPMWWGFRKYQDISTKDAFVIAVLGWMLISAFSALPFYIYGTTTFTDGFFEMMSGYTTSGATILTDIEAVPHGLLFWRSETHLLGGMGFLTLTIIFLPHGMGGVRIFRAESSPGQNPVGERILPRNRNAMILLWGLYLGLNAIHMVLLWLGGMSWFDAICHAFGALSTSGYSTKNLSVGYYNSAWIDWSTTLFMFLGGMSFVLILHLLRGDWRTVVRNTEFQWYVYLTLFFCVGVAWILWAKGTYGPVDALRYSAFQINSLLTTTGFTTADYEQWPHAAQMVLYAVFFIGGCAGSTTSGIKIVHYVIIWQFMIKNIKKIFFSPMSIVSVRLNGQPIDNRLVNWAICYFLVNIFLILAGGCFVSLTDDLDLTSSMSAVIATLMNIGPGMGKVGPAQNYAFLSDTAKWFLSYMMLVGRLEMFSALVVFYPAFWKK; from the coding sequence ATGCACCTACGATCCATCGCCTACGTCATGGGCACCCTGATGCTGGTCACCGGCGTTTCCATGCTTTTTCCTGCCCTTTGCTCCGTGTACTACGGCGAGGATGACCTGTTCGCCATTCTCCTCTCGTTTGGTCTCACCACTGCCTGGGGGCTGCCCATGTGGTGGGGGTTCCGCAAGTATCAGGATATCTCCACCAAGGACGCTTTCGTCATCGCGGTGCTGGGCTGGATGCTCATTTCCGCCTTCTCGGCGTTGCCTTTTTACATTTACGGCACCACCACTTTCACTGACGGATTCTTCGAGATGATGTCTGGGTATACCACCAGTGGCGCCACCATCCTTACGGACATCGAAGCGGTACCGCACGGCTTGCTTTTCTGGCGAAGTGAAACCCATCTGCTGGGCGGCATGGGCTTCCTCACGTTGACCATCATCTTCCTGCCCCACGGCATGGGCGGGGTGCGCATTTTCCGGGCAGAATCCAGCCCAGGACAAAATCCCGTGGGTGAACGCATCCTGCCGCGCAACCGCAATGCCATGATCTTGCTGTGGGGGCTCTATCTGGGCCTCAACGCCATTCATATGGTGCTGCTCTGGCTGGGTGGCATGTCCTGGTTCGACGCGATATGTCATGCCTTCGGCGCGCTCTCCACATCCGGCTATTCCACCAAGAACCTCTCCGTGGGATACTACAATAGCGCCTGGATCGACTGGAGCACCACCCTGTTCATGTTCCTGGGCGGCATGAGCTTCGTCCTTATCTTGCATCTGTTGCGCGGCGACTGGCGCACCGTCGTACGGAACACCGAGTTCCAGTGGTACGTCTACCTCACATTGTTTTTCTGCGTGGGGGTGGCGTGGATTCTGTGGGCCAAGGGCACATACGGCCCCGTGGACGCCTTGCGGTATTCCGCCTTCCAGATCAATTCCCTGTTGACCACCACGGGTTTCACCACTGCGGACTATGAACAATGGCCGCATGCGGCGCAGATGGTGCTGTACGCGGTGTTTTTCATAGGGGGGTGTGCGGGGTCCACCACGTCCGGCATCAAGATCGTGCACTACGTCATCATCTGGCAGTTCATGATCAAGAACATCAAGAAAATCTTCTTCTCGCCCATGAGCATCGTCAGCGTGCGTCTCAATGGCCAGCCCATCGACAACCGCCTCGTCAACTGGGCCATTTGCTACTTTCTGGTGAACATATTCCTGATCCTGGCGGGGGGATGCTTTGTTTCGTTGACGGATGATCTGGACCTGACGTCCTCCATGTCCGCGGTCATCGCCACGCTCATGAACATCGGCCCGGGCATGGGCAAAGTGGGGCCGGCGCAGAACTACGCCTTTCTTTCCGATACGGCCAAGTGGTTCCTTAGCTATATGATGCTGGTAGGGCGGCTGGAAATGTTCAGCGCGTTGGTGGTCTTCTATCCTGCCTTCTGGAAAAAGTAG